From one Malus sylvestris chromosome 1, drMalSylv7.2, whole genome shotgun sequence genomic stretch:
- the LOC126625063 gene encoding MADS-box protein AGL42-like isoform X7 has protein sequence MVRGKIEMKRIENATSRQVTFSKRRNGLLKKAYELSVLCDAEVAVIIFSQKDRLYEFSSSDMRETLTRYRKYAKDHEQTNKVEVEQHVQHLKHESAIMAKKIEILEATQRKLLGNDLDSCYVEELQELSSQLERSLRSIRERKAQLFMEQMEQLKAKETLLLQENAKLREQSGAKLWMEHSVQAKRATLSYEKAGVSASVNYRSQGSMSSEVETELFIGPPIMRAVDASQPESTYIR, from the exons ATGGTGAGAGGGAAGATTGAGATGAAAAGAATTGAGAATGCCACAAGCCGGCAGGTGACCTTCTCCAAACGTCGAAACGGCTTGTTAAAGAAAGCTTATGAACTTTCGGTTCTTTGCGATGCTGAAGTTGCAGTCATCATCTTCTCCCAGAAGGACAGGCTCTATGAGTTCTCCAGCTCTGA CATGCGAGAGACTCTAACACGATACCGTAAATATGCAAAAGATCATGAGCAAACCAACAAGGTTGAAGTGGAACAACATGTGCAG CACTTGAAACATGAATCAGCTATTATGGCCAAGAAGATAGAGATCCTAGAAGCTACTCAAAG GAAGCTTTTGGGAAATGATTTGGATTCTTGCTATGTTGAAGAACTCCAAGAGTTGAGTAGCCAGCTTGAACGAAGTTTACGCAGcataagagagagaaag GCTCAATTATTCATGGAGCAGATGGAACAGCTAAAGGCAaag GAGACTCTCCTCTTACAAGAGAATGCAAAATTACGTGAACAG AGTGGTGCAAAGCTGTGGATGGAGCATTCAGTTCAAGCAAAAAGAGCTACTTTAAGCTATGAAAAAGCAGGAGTTTCTGCTTCTGTAAACTACAGGAGCCAAGGTAGCATGAGTTCTGAGGTGGAGACTGAATTGTTCATTGGACCGCCAATAATGCGCGCTGTTGATGCATCACAGCCTGAGTCAACATACATCAGATAA
- the LOC126625063 gene encoding MADS-box protein AGL42-like isoform X14: MVRGKIEMKRIENATSRQVTFSKRRNGLLKKAYEFSVLCDAEVAVIIFSQKDRLYEFSSSDMRETLTRYRKYAKDHEQTNKVEVEQHVQAC, translated from the exons ATGGTGAGAGGGAAGATTGAGATGAAAAGAATTGAGAATGCCACAAGCCGGCAGGTGACCTTCTCCAAACGTCGAAACGGCTTGTTAAAGAAAGCTTATGAATTTTCTGTTCTTTGCGATGCTGAAGTTGCAGTCATCATCTTCTCCCAGAAGGACAGGCTCTATGAGTTCTCCAGCTCTGA CATGCGAGAGACTCTAACACGATACCGTAAATATGCAAAAGATCATGAGCAAACCAACAAGGTTGAAGTGGAACAACATGTGCAG GCCTGTTGA
- the LOC126625063 gene encoding MADS-box protein AGL42-like isoform X10 codes for MVRGKIEMKRIENATSRQVTFSKRRNGLLKKAYELSVLCDAEVAVIIFSQKDRLYEFSSSDMRETLTRYRKYAKDHEQTNKVEVEQHVQHLKHESAIMAKKIEILEATQRKLLGNDLDSCYVEELQELSSQLERSLRSIRERKAQLFMEQMEQLKAKETLLLHICPTASLVPSSNTIFLSSKIRRLSSYKRMQNYVNRVVQSCGWSIQFKQKELL; via the exons ATGGTGAGAGGGAAGATTGAGATGAAAAGAATTGAGAATGCCACAAGCCGGCAGGTGACCTTCTCCAAACGTCGAAACGGCTTGTTAAAGAAAGCTTATGAACTTTCGGTTCTTTGCGATGCTGAAGTTGCAGTCATCATCTTCTCCCAGAAGGACAGGCTCTATGAGTTCTCCAGCTCTGA CATGCGAGAGACTCTAACACGATACCGTAAATATGCAAAAGATCATGAGCAAACCAACAAGGTTGAAGTGGAACAACATGTGCAG CACTTGAAACATGAATCAGCTATTATGGCCAAGAAGATAGAGATCCTAGAAGCTACTCAAAG GAAGCTTTTGGGAAATGATTTGGATTCTTGCTATGTTGAAGAACTCCAAGAGTTGAGTAGCCAGCTTGAACGAAGTTTACGCAGcataagagagagaaag GCTCAATTATTCATGGAGCAGATGGAACAGCTAAAGGCAaag GAGACTCTCCTCTTACATATATGTCCAACTGCTTCACTAGTTCCAAGTTCTAACaccatctttctctcttctaAAATCAGGAGACTCTCCTCTTACAAGAGAATGCAAAATTACGTGAACAG AGTGGTGCAAAGCTGTGGATGGAGCATTCAGTTCAAGCAAAAAGAGCTACTTTAA
- the LOC126625063 gene encoding MADS-box protein AGL42-like isoform X8: protein MVRGKIEMKRIENATSRQVTFSKRRNGLLKKAYEFSVLCDAEVAVIIFSQKDRLYEFSSSDMRETLTRYRKYAKDHEQTNKVEVEQHVQHLKHESAIMAKKIEILEATQRKLLGNDLDSCYVEELQELSSQLERSLRSIRERKAQLFMEQMEQLKAKETLLLQENAKLREQSGAKLWMEHSVQAKRATLSYEKAGVSASVNYRSQGSMSSEVETELFIGPPIMRAVDASQPESTYIR from the exons ATGGTGAGAGGGAAGATTGAGATGAAAAGAATTGAGAATGCCACAAGCCGGCAGGTGACCTTCTCCAAACGTCGAAACGGCTTGTTAAAGAAAGCTTATGAATTTTCTGTTCTTTGCGATGCTGAAGTTGCAGTCATCATCTTCTCCCAGAAGGACAGGCTCTATGAGTTCTCCAGCTCTGA CATGCGAGAGACTCTAACACGATACCGTAAATATGCAAAAGATCATGAGCAAACCAACAAGGTTGAAGTGGAACAACATGTGCAG CACTTGAAACATGAATCAGCTATTATGGCCAAGAAGATAGAGATCCTAGAAGCTACTCAAAG GAAGCTTTTGGGAAATGATTTGGATTCTTGCTATGTTGAAGAACTCCAAGAGTTGAGTAGCCAGCTTGAACGAAGTTTACGCAGcataagagagagaaag GCTCAATTATTCATGGAGCAGATGGAACAGCTAAAGGCAaag GAGACTCTCCTCTTACAAGAGAATGCAAAATTACGTGAACAG AGTGGTGCAAAGCTGTGGATGGAGCATTCAGTTCAAGCAAAAAGAGCTACTTTAAGCTATGAAAAAGCAGGAGTTTCTGCTTCTGTAAACTACAGGAGCCAAGGTAGCATGAGTTCTGAGGTGGAGACTGAATTGTTCATTGGACCGCCAATAATGCGCGCTGTTGATGCATCACAGCCTGAGTCAACATACATCAGATAA
- the LOC126625063 gene encoding MADS-box protein AGL42-like isoform X13, which translates to MVRGKIEMKRIENATSRQVTFSKRRNGLLKKAYEFSVLCDAEVAVIIFSQKDRLYEFSSSDMRETLTRYRKYAKDHEQTNKVEVEQHVQVFTVKSSAQFSVL; encoded by the exons ATGGTGAGAGGGAAGATTGAGATGAAAAGAATTGAGAATGCCACAAGCCGGCAGGTGACCTTCTCCAAACGTCGAAACGGCTTGTTAAAGAAAGCTTATGAATTTTCTGTTCTTTGCGATGCTGAAGTTGCAGTCATCATCTTCTCCCAGAAGGACAGGCTCTATGAGTTCTCCAGCTCTGA CATGCGAGAGACTCTAACACGATACCGTAAATATGCAAAAGATCATGAGCAAACCAACAAGGTTGAAGTGGAACAACATGTGCAG GTTTTCACAGTCAAAAGCAGCGCTCAGTTCTCAGTACTATGA
- the LOC126625063 gene encoding MADS-box protein AGL42-like isoform X11: protein MVRGKIEMKRIENATSRQVTFSKRRNGLLKKAYEFSVLCDAEVAVIIFSQKDRLYEFSSSDMRETLTRYRKYAKDHEQTNKVEVEQHVQRKWLCLHQKQSSSSSSMHYCYCFQLGFHSQKQRSVLSTMIKRVHKLRKLYYKRCIMLPCMTLKSQLVS, encoded by the exons ATGGTGAGAGGGAAGATTGAGATGAAAAGAATTGAGAATGCCACAAGCCGGCAGGTGACCTTCTCCAAACGTCGAAACGGCTTGTTAAAGAAAGCTTATGAATTTTCTGTTCTTTGCGATGCTGAAGTTGCAGTCATCATCTTCTCCCAGAAGGACAGGCTCTATGAGTTCTCCAGCTCTGA CATGCGAGAGACTCTAACACGATACCGTAAATATGCAAAAGATCATGAGCAAACCAACAAGGTTGAAGTGGAACAACATGTGCAG AGAAAATGGCTGTGTTTGCACCAAAaacaatcttcttcttcttcctccatgcATTACTGTTACTGCTTTCAACTAGGTTTTCACAGTCAAAAGCAGCGCTCAGTTCTCAGTACTATGATCAAACGTGTCCACAAGCTGAGAAAATTATATTACAAGCGGTGTATAATGCTTCCATGCATGACCCTAAAGTCCCAGCTCGTATCttaa
- the LOC126625063 gene encoding peroxidase 66-like isoform X3: MLLIGYGCDASLLLDSTAGNQAEKDDPPNISVRSFYVIDDAKVKLEAACPHTVSCADIVGIAARDVVIMSGGPFWNLLKGRKDGRVSRANETINLPAPTFNVSQLIQSFAKRGLGVKDLVALSGGHTLGFSHCSSFESRLRNFSSVHDVDPTMNKEFAQKLRTKCSKPNRDITAGELLDSTSSTFDNNYYKQLVAGKGVFGSDQALFSDYRTGWIVESFAKDQSVFFEEFAASMVNLGNVGVIEDGGEVRLNCHVVN; encoded by the exons ATGCTTCTTATTGGTTACGGATGCGATGCATCGTTGCTGCTAGACTCCACCGCAGGAAACCAAGCAGAGAAAGACGACCCTCCCAATATCTCAGTCCGATCATTCTACGTGATTGACGATGCCAAAGTCAAGCTAGAAGCCGCATGTCCACACACTGTTTCTTGTGCTGATATCGTCGGCATTGCTGCAAGAGATGTAGTGATCATG TCCGGAGGTCCGTTTTGGAATTTGCTAAAGGGGAGGAAAGACGGAAGGGTGTCGAGAGCTAATGAGACCATCAACTTACCAGCTCCAACTTTCAACGTGTCCCAATTGATTCAAAGCTTTGCTAAGAGAGGTTTAGGTGTTAAAGATTTGGTTGCTCTATCTGGCGGCCACACTCTAGGGTTCTCACATTGTTCTTCATTTGAATCCCGGCTTCGGAATTTTAGTTCAGTGCACGACGTGGACCCAACCATGAACAAAGAATTTGCTCAGAAGCTAAGAACCAAATGCTCTAAGCCAAACAGGGATATCACTGCCGGAGAGTTGTTGGACTCAACTTCCTCAACTTTTGATAACAATTACTACAAGCAATTGGTGGCAGGTAAGGGCGTGTTTGGATCGGATCAAGCGTTGTTTAGCGATTACAGGACTGGATGGATTGTTGAGTCGTTTGCCAAGGATCAAAGTGTGTTCTTCGAGGAGTTTGCAGCTTCAATGGTAAATCTTGGAAATGTTGGGGTGattgaggatggtggtgaagtgAGACTGAATTGCCATGTGGTGAATTGA